Sequence from the Burkholderia cepacia genome:
CGAGCTGATTGCCGGGTTCGCGTTGTCGCCGTTGAAGATCGACGCGTTCGTGTTGCCCGATGCACGCTGGTACACAGCTTGTGCGTACACGTCCGTGCGCTTGGACAGCGAGTAGTCAGCTTGCAGACCGAATTGGTTCCAGTGAGCGCCATCGCCAGCTTGCTTAGCGTTCGTGTACGTGTAAGCAGCACCCAGGCCAAGAGCCGGCGTCAGGTTGTACTTCGCGTTGACTTCGTAGTTGTCGAAACGAACCGACGGCGTGCCGTCAACCTGATTGTCAACACGCGCTTGCGTCCACGCTGCGCCAACTTGCGCCGGGCCGAATGCATACGCAGCAGCAACGCCGTACGTACGGCTACGGGTCGAGATGCCGACCGGGCGACCGTTCAGGTTGAAGAGCGTCGAGCTAGCGCCCGTCGTGTTCAGACCTGCGTTGTTCGCCTGTGCGTACGCTGCACCCAGCTTCAAGCCTTGGTACTGGTACGACACGCCGCCGCTATATGCACGGTTGTTGCCGAAGTTGGTATCGTTCGAGAACGAGTACGTGCCGCCGAATTGCAGGCCAGCGTAGTTTGCGCTCGTGAACTTGACGGTGTTGTTCACCGAGATGTCGCCGCTCGTGCTCAGACGGTCGACGTTACCGATGTGCGCGAAGTACGTACCACCCCACGAACCCGTTGCGGTCAGCGGAGCCAGATAGTCTTGAACGGAGTCATACTGCTTGCCCAGCGTAACCGTGCCGTACTGGCTCGACAGACCGACAAATGCTTGACGGTTGAACATGCCGTTGTTGTTGCGGAACTTGCCGTTACCGATACCGAAGCCGCTTTCCAACGTGAAGATTGCCTTCAGGCCGCCACCGAGGTCTTCCGAACCACGCAGGCCGAAACGGCTTTGATCGATACCGCTGCCCATTGCCCACTTCGACTTGCCAGCCTGGCCAGCTGCCGGAATCACGTTGCTCGTGTAGGTGATGCCTGCGTCCAGCACGCCGTACAGCGTGACGCTGCTTTGCGCGTGAGCGACGGTTGCGAACGATGCTGCAGCTGCTGCAACGATCAGAGTCTTGTTCATTCGTGGAGCTCCCTTCTAAAAAGAGGCAGGTCTCGCGACCTTGTTCATAAACGGTCTGCAACCGCCCGGGAGCGCCATCGATCCTGCTGGCCGCACCCGGATAGTTGCCCGTTTGGGAACCGTGAGTTTAGGGGTGTACCCTAGGGGAGCGATCCGCAAATAAAGAAATAAGCTTTTCCAGAACTAGAAATAATGAAAGTGGGGCCGAGTTATAAGTATTTGTTTTGACGTTTGTTTTTGACTTCTTGACGGGGGCTTTTTGGAGGCTTTCATCGCACCATTCTTTCATGTCATCGTCTTGACGGTTGCATAGAAACAACAAGCAGAATCGTACAAATGACACAAATTCGGCAATTTTTACCTGACTCAATCTCAAATATTGAGCTTCCGGCGTCCGGAACGGGCGCACGGACGGCAAACTTCCGACGAATGGTCGCAACGCCGGTGATTCCCCTATCCACGACCCACGGCGTCATCCCGGTGATCGCGGCGGCCGTGACATGCCGTAACTGCATTGACCGGGCGCGTAACCCGACCGATGCGCAGGCAGGCTAAGGTACGACGAACCCGACAGCAGAACAGGACACGCCAATGAATCGACGCTCCTTGTTGCGCGCCATCGGATTGACCGCCGCCTTTGCCGGCAGCGCCGCATGGCTCCGTGCCGCCTCGGCCCAGCCCGCTGCGCCCGTCTACCGGCCGTCCGGCCCCCACCGCGTGCCCGGCGGCCCGCCCTACGACAACCGCCCGGGCGTCGCGCCGCCGCCGTTGCGCCATGACCGCCGCCCGCCACCGCCACGGCCGCACGGCTATATATGGACAGACGGTTACTGGCGCTGGCAAGGCGGGCAATATAGATGGGTCCCCGGCCGCTGGATCGCGCGACGCCCCGGTCATCGCTGGATTCCCGGCTACTGGCGGCGGCAGGGGCCGACATGGGTGTACGTCGACGGCTATTGGCGCTAGCCGTGGCGAAGCCGCGCGTGCGTTACGCAAAAGTCTCGAAGACGAAACCGATCTGCCCCCGCCGCCGGAATGACCTCTAGCGCACGTCGCCGTCACGCTCACGCGCGTGACGGCGTGCGTCGCAGATCGCGCGATGATGTTCGTCCGCCCACCGGATCAGCGTGCGCATAGGACCGAGAAACGACCGGCCAAGCGCGGTCAGCGCATATTCGACGCGCGGCGGCACTTCGGCGAACAGCGTGCGACTGACGAAGCCGTCCTGCTCGAGCCGCTTGAGCGTGCGTGACAGCATCTGCCTGGAAATGTCGCCGATCGCACGGCCGAGCTCATTGAAACGCAAGGTTCCGTCGGCGAGCGCCTCGAGCACGAGCAGGCTCCACTGGTCGCCGATGCGGTCGAGCACATCGCGGATCGGGCACGGCTGGTCGAACGCGACCGGATCGTCGGCCGGGGAGGTCGGCAATGCCTGAATGTCTTTCACGGGAATGAACGCGGTCAGCGCGGTGTGACCTGTTCACACCGCGCTGACTTCTTGTGACGGGTTCGCGGCAACTGTACCATTCCGGCGACTCGAATCCGGCCGGTTTCGCCTGTTCTACGAAGCATGTCGACAACGCCCGGAGCCGCATTCACGCCGTATCTGAACCGCTGCAGACAACGACGCCCACGACTTCATCAGGAGACCTTCGCGTTGAGGTCGACAACAGCATTCGCAAACAAACAAGGAACACGTTCATGACCTCATCCCGCTGGCCCCTTCGCTTCCTCGCCATCGGCATCGGCCTGCTGGCCGGCGCAACGGCTGCGCTGGCCGATCCGTCGACGTCGCGCAACCTGGCCGCCGAGGAAGCCAACCGCCAGCTCGTGCTGACGTTCTACGACCGCTTCTTCAACAAGCACGACATCGCAGCAGCGGCGACCGTCGTGGCGGACGACTACAAACAGCACAACCCGCACGTACCGGACGGCAAGAAGCCGTTCGTCTCGTATTTCACCGGCGCCTTCAAGGACAATCCGCAATCGCGCGCGCGCATCGTGCGCAGCGCAACCGACGGCGACCTCGTCTACCTGCACGTCCATTCGACCGAGCGCCCGGGCGACCGCGGCGAAGCCGTCGTCGACATCTTCCGCGTGAAGGACGGCAAGATCGTCGAACACTGGGACGTGATCCAGCCGGTACCCGAAACGTCCGCGAACGCGAACACGATGTTCTGACCGTCATCGGATCAGGTCGAGCTTCAGCACCTGTTCCATCGTCAGAACGGGGATGGGAAACGAGACGGCATCGTCCGGCCTGCGCCGGCCGTGCCATTCTCGGCGCAAGCCGCGAAGCGCCAGTGTCGGGCCGCGCGACGGGAACGCGTCGCCAAGGCGGCGGCCCGCCGTCTCATCCCGCATCACCGCCGCGCAATCGGCGCATCCAGCCCCGCGCCCGACGGCCAGCCGCCCGCCAGCGCCTTGTACAGCGCGACCGTCGACGCCGCACTGCGCATCTGCCCGTCGGCCGCCGCATCCTGCGCCTGCAGCA
This genomic interval carries:
- a CDS encoding nuclear transport factor 2 family protein, which codes for MTSSRWPLRFLAIGIGLLAGATAALADPSTSRNLAAEEANRQLVLTFYDRFFNKHDIAAAATVVADDYKQHNPHVPDGKKPFVSYFTGAFKDNPQSRARIVRSATDGDLVYLHVHSTERPGDRGEAVVDIFRVKDGKIVEHWDVIQPVPETSANANTMF
- a CDS encoding winged helix-turn-helix transcriptional regulator, producing MPTSPADDPVAFDQPCPIRDVLDRIGDQWSLLVLEALADGTLRFNELGRAIGDISRQMLSRTLKRLEQDGFVSRTLFAEVPPRVEYALTALGRSFLGPMRTLIRWADEHHRAICDARRHARERDGDVR
- a CDS encoding YXWGXW repeat-containing protein, whose protein sequence is MNRRSLLRAIGLTAAFAGSAAWLRAASAQPAAPVYRPSGPHRVPGGPPYDNRPGVAPPPLRHDRRPPPPRPHGYIWTDGYWRWQGGQYRWVPGRWIARRPGHRWIPGYWRRQGPTWVYVDGYWR
- a CDS encoding porin — encoded protein: MNKTLIVAAAAASFATVAHAQSSVTLYGVLDAGITYTSNVIPAAGQAGKSKWAMGSGIDQSRFGLRGSEDLGGGLKAIFTLESGFGIGNGKFRNNNGMFNRQAFVGLSSQYGTVTLGKQYDSVQDYLAPLTATGSWGGTYFAHIGNVDRLSTSGDISVNNTVKFTSANYAGLQFGGTYSFSNDTNFGNNRAYSGGVSYQYQGLKLGAAYAQANNAGLNTTGASSTLFNLNGRPVGISTRSRTYGVAAAYAFGPAQVGAAWTQARVDNQVDGTPSVRFDNYEVNAKYNLTPALGLGAAYTYTNAKQAGDGAHWNQFGLQADYSLSKRTDVYAQAVYQRASGNTNASIFNGDNANPAISSSINQTAATVGLRHRF